A stretch of DNA from Tachysurus vachellii isolate PV-2020 chromosome 4, HZAU_Pvac_v1, whole genome shotgun sequence:
TACTAATAATTGTTTCAAAAATGTTTAGACATGGTAAAGACATCTGTATAGAGATCTATTGATTGACATATTTACATGTACATGCAGAGGCACTGTCGGAGCTGCTGTGTGGTTTGGAGCATGCTCAGTGCACTTTTGTCTGTATATAAACCGAACTGAACTCACCAGCAGTCCCTGCCTCTTATATGCATATACACAGGACTTTACAGAGCCTGTGAACAGTCCATGCAGCTTTTAATAAAACCCTGTCTACAACGGAAGGGGAAGCAGCAGCTAGTTTGGAAAGCGTTAGTGGTGTTTTTTAATACTTCAGCCAGGCTTAAATATGTCCTTAGGAATCGCATTTTTGTTTCGTCTGATTTTCATTCCTTCTAACAAAGAACGTGCACAAgagaaatttaaaaacaaaaagaaaaatgaaggtATTTTCCTGTTCAGTGGTGTTATTCTAAAAGCTGGAGGCAAAATCATCAGGCATAGGAGGACATTAAGGAAGGTTAGacttaatgaattcattcatacatGCAGGTAGACATGCTCGCTTCAATAAAACACTCAGTTCTATGCTTGTTTTATGTTTTCCTTATTCGAGATATCAAATAGCAAAATCCAGAACATCTACATTAACTgtggcattttttttaactgattaaaTCATTATGACCTGCTTGATTTCCTACCCCATGATCTGTATGAGCGTCTTCTTACCCCTGCTGCGGCTAAGGGTCAGATTGTCATAGAAGCTGCTTCCAAActttttggacaaaaaaaaaaaaaagttagtttaTTTTGAAGCACTGGTGAGGAACTTGTATAAAGTAGATCCAAGACATCCATTAAGACAAATCTGGCTTGTAAGAACAAACCCTGGAATCCTGGATGGCTGAGATATTGGAATATCTGAGAAAGGATGTCGTATTTTTCCTGCCGTGGCTTTGGAAAGGCTGGCACCTATGAAGACCTGAGAAGCATTCTGACTAGGTGGAGTTGCATGCGTATGAATACggctaaatggaagttaaaaaaaaaaaaaaaaaagctactttaaaatgttatttttagaaggaaaaaaaagtctaaaagtctGAGGTCACACAAAAGCCTGtgatgaaacttttttttcatttaaaacaggaaataaacaaaattttcaaacaaaagaaagaaagcgttCAGTAATTATTACCGAACGTTGTCATTAGAGCAAAATATCAATTACATAGAATGCAGGAAAATATTCTACTTtttctactttaaaaaaaaaaaaagaaaaaaaaaagcattgaatGCGAAATACAAGCTCTCTCATTCGtggtctcagacttttggaccccaCCGTCCATCTGTGAGTATTTTATCTTCCTCAATGTTGTGAGATGTCATTGCTTAAAGATGcagtttgtaattaaaaaaaaaaaacaatttctacCCTTACTGTAATTGTTCGGTTGAACAAATATTTTGATGTAATCTACCGTATTAGATCTTATTACTGTAATCTCAGCTCTGTTGATTTTCCCTAGAAGGTAAATTATAAGGCATTTTCGACAGAGGACATGGAGTCAgtagaaaggaaaggaaagactCCTTGTATCATAGGTAGAATTCTAAAAATTACAAACTTATTCTTTAAAATGACACCTCAGGTTAATCCATGATCCTAATCAGGGATACCTGTTTCGTAGTTGCTAAGGCAACCGTATTTAAGCCACAACAGGTAGTCACCCAATCGTATTAGACGATTTCATAATAAAATGATGGGAGAAATAAAAGTAACAAGTACTTTACAACAAGCCTTAATAAGTAGCTTTTATGGtctggtttttttgtttttaaaacctaTGACAGAAATTAAGACACATCACAATAACCGAATGCAGATATATAACATTATTTGCCAAATATGAGAAAATATAAACTGTCGAGGCAGAGGCTCCCTTGCAGGGAGGAAGCCCATTTACATGGTCAGTAACTGGAGTCTTTTAGAAATTTGCAACATGGAGCAAGTGGAAGGAGCCGAGTGAGTGAACCGTGTTTACAAAATCCTGATTGAAGGAAGAAATCACAAGGATGCGTGGCACAGCCTCAGTCACTCCGTCTGGTTGGATGCAGGGCTGACAGAATCATGGTTAGGGGCTGGAACAGGCTCCGGCTGTCCGGGTTCAGGCAGAGTGAGCATTTCAGGGGCGGATTTCTTGCGGGGCCGCTCTTTAGGGACGGAGAGGAACTCGGGGGCGTCGGTATAAAGCGGGGTGGATGGAGCACTGGCCGGCCCGGTGGGGGCCAGAGACGAGAGCGGCGTCTCACCAATTGAAATGGACGGAGGGAAAATACCGATCTTCTGGTTGGTGGCCTCCTGGATCCTTCGCTCAAACTCTCTCACCTCATCCATTgtcatgtctttaaaaaaaacaaacaaaaaacaaacaaacaaaaaaaaaaattcaaatacaaatataGTATCTTGTTCATGGAATATATAGATTTTatgttataaatacataaattaaattttaactgcaaaaataagctttttttaagtgtttatttCGATTGCATTATCTTCACATTCTCATTCTACTTTAACACTGATGCAATTTTCCCCAAGCAAAAGGaacgataaaaaaaacaaaaacaaaaaaaacacgtgTGTAAATTTTAGGGTTCTAATTACATGTACTAAAAATGACATACATCATTTGCATTAAATAAAGGAAGTGATGTCAGAATGCATAAAGGCTGTGTTAGATGTTGGGTTATGGAGCTGAATGTTCAAgaaagtgtgagtgtctgggattCTATTCCAGGTGAATCAGTATACTCGCTGATATAAAAAGAGAATCAGGGCTGAAGGGTGGATCTCGCTAAggaaaaagatatttaaaaagaaatccacACATACGCTGACTTTGTCTAGGATCCCTATGCCATCCAGAGATGGAGAGGAATTGGTGGAATGATCTTGCTGCTCATGGCAAACTTTAATGTTGGTTTTTTCATGCATTTGCTTCTCGTACTCCCGAACGTCGTCCAAAGCCATATCTGCAAAGGCAGGGGGAGGGTGGGGCAAAAACCATGGACATCTTCAGTAAGGAACACTGAGGACGGGGTACGCTGGTGTCATAGGGTTAGGTTTCAGGGTCAAATGTCGAACCAGAAGGCTGAGCCAGGAGGGTTTTCAGTGCCGGTTAGTCAGTGATTGAGGTGAAAGGATGTTAGGTGAGAGGATCTAGCTTTTCAACTCTTGGGATGAGCATCAGCAAGAAAACTCTGAGATATTACttgaaaggagagagaaaaagagaactgGGCAAAAAGATGGCAAACCTGAAGAGGTGCATATTTCCCATCCCTTAAGTTCAGCAGACAGGAAGTTTAAATCAGAGGAATTAAAGGGCAACATTCCCatgcaaaccaaaaaaaataaaaataagtgaatcatctttaaagaaaaaactgaGGATCTTTTATCATGCGGAAGAGATTGGCAGTTACCACTCAGTTTAACAtcagagaaggacagagaaagTTTCATTTGAACGATTTCATGTTAAAATTTGGTGAGGGTGACAATAATTTCAGCATcagccttttattttattgcacttACCTCCAGTCACATGACCTAACACGAAAACAAGCTCAAATGTTTAGCTGTGATACGGTTATAAGGCCACATGCATGATTAGTACTTACCGATCCATTCATCCACCCAAGCAAAGGCCTGTCTATGGCCCAGCAGCAGCACGTCCCTCACCACCTATAAGAGAAGGACAAGAGAacacaagagaagagaaaataagtattaaaaaaaatctctttttaaATCATGAATCTTTCTTTACCAATATACCAATATGCAGAATGCCTTTTCATTTGAAACggtataatgaaataataaaattggtaaatcaataaataactgCATGGCATCATTTATGTTTAACAACTAGAGACATTTTAGTGCCTGTTAATATGACATTGTTCTACATTTACAGCTGAAGTGTTGAATAAAATATGAGGGCAATCTTAGACTCATAAACAGCACAGTaactatttaataaaacattatgtaTGCTTTATAAACACTTGGTATCCAGTAAAAAGCATGAAAGGGTTTTGTACCTTGTGTACAAACTGTTCGACACGAGTCTGGAGGCCCCACACCTCGAACTTTACAGTCACAAGCTTGTAGGAGCACATGATGGGATTCTGTGAGTCCCGCCAGCCTTCCTGCAGCATGCCGCGAGACGTCTTCTCCGATTTAAAATAGCGCAGATCCTGCAAATGGACACAATTTTTATGACGACCAGCTCGACTAATGtttctcatggtgtgtgtgtggcttcctAGATTTAATATTATTCCTCCTTATTAACAGCCTATGTCATAGCTTTAATATTATTCCTGGatattgtcttaaagcagctttacagaacataagaaatactgcaaaaagtacaaaaaggttattatacaaatatttatacaacgattcaagattaatattagacttagatttaaatgtgtttaaaatgtgtttgtatttaatgaaCAGGCATGAGGTAACTGCAGTGAGGAAAAtatcccttagatggaagagcaagaaacattgagaggaaccagacccaaaagagaacctcatccacatttgggtg
This window harbors:
- the LOC132844029 gene encoding cytoplasmic phosphatidylinositol transfer protein 1-like, yielding MLMKEYRICMPLTVEEYRIGQLYMISKHSNEQSERGEGVEVVQNEPFDDPMHGHGQFTEKRVYLNSKLPSWARAVVPRIFYVTEKAWNYYPYTITEYTCSFLPKFSIHIETKYEDNKGCNDHIFENELKDQEREVCFVDIAYDEIPERYYKESEDLRYFKSEKTSRGMLQEGWRDSQNPIMCSYKLVTVKFEVWGLQTRVEQFVHKVVRDVLLLGHRQAFAWVDEWIDMTMDEVREFERRIQEATNQKIGIFPPSISIGETPLSSLAPTGPASAPSTPLYTDAPEFLSVPKERPRKKSAPEMLTLPEPGQPEPVPAPNHDSVSPASNQTE